Proteins encoded within one genomic window of Nitrospira sp.:
- the fliG gene encoding flagellar motor switch protein FliG: MNKELSGAQKAAILLRAIGEEAAAQVMKTLDPKDIRKLGLFMKETANITKQEEDSVIAEFEQASATGEVQFEGREFMEAILKKALGPEKAARMIESLNTKTYPGIDALKWVDARTVAQILKIEHPQTIAVCLGQMEAEQASAVLALLPTHLHADVSLRLATMQEVQPEVLAELSESLQEILSASMGMSSMSVGGAELMADILTRVDKNTEGAIMAKITEKDQALADSIRALMFVFDDLVGLDSRAMQELMKEISKEDLPIALRGATPEIKEKFLKNMSSRAAEMLKEDMETRGPVKVSDVEKSQQNILKVCRKLEEEGRIVIGGGGSEEML; this comes from the coding sequence ATGAATAAAGAACTCTCGGGTGCACAAAAGGCCGCCATTCTCCTCCGCGCCATCGGGGAAGAAGCCGCGGCCCAGGTCATGAAAACGCTGGATCCGAAAGATATTCGCAAACTCGGCCTGTTCATGAAAGAGACCGCGAATATCACCAAACAGGAAGAAGACAGCGTGATCGCTGAATTTGAACAGGCCAGTGCGACCGGCGAAGTCCAGTTTGAAGGCCGCGAATTTATGGAGGCCATTCTCAAAAAGGCCTTGGGGCCGGAGAAAGCCGCGCGCATGATCGAATCCCTGAACACCAAAACCTATCCGGGGATCGATGCGTTGAAATGGGTGGATGCCCGCACCGTGGCACAAATACTCAAGATCGAACATCCGCAAACCATCGCCGTGTGTCTGGGCCAGATGGAAGCGGAACAGGCCAGCGCCGTTTTGGCGCTGTTGCCGACGCATCTGCACGCAGATGTCTCCTTGCGACTGGCGACGATGCAGGAGGTGCAGCCGGAGGTATTGGCCGAACTCAGCGAAAGCCTGCAGGAAATTCTGTCGGCTTCGATGGGCATGTCCAGCATGTCGGTGGGTGGGGCCGAGTTGATGGCCGATATTCTGACGCGCGTCGACAAGAACACGGAAGGCGCCATCATGGCCAAGATCACCGAAAAGGATCAGGCCTTGGCAGATAGCATCCGAGCGCTGATGTTTGTCTTCGACGATTTGGTCGGATTGGATTCCCGCGCAATGCAGGAGCTGATGAAGGAAATCAGCAAGGAAGATCTGCCGATTGCGCTGCGAGGCGCCACACCGGAGATCAAGGAGAAATTCCTCAAGAATATGTCCAGCCGTGCGGCAGAGATGCTGAAAGAAGACATGGAAACGCGTGGTCCGGTCAAAGTGTCCGACGTCGAAAAATCCCAACAGAACATTCTCAAGGTCTGCCGCAAACTGGAAGAAGAAGGCCGGATCGTCATCGGAGGCGGTGGAAGCGAGGAGATGCTCTAG